A window of Hordeum vulgare subsp. vulgare chromosome 5H, MorexV3_pseudomolecules_assembly, whole genome shotgun sequence genomic DNA:
TAATGACAGTTGACGTCGCTACTTGTTTGTGAAATCTGTAGAGGCCATTGACCATGTTTGAgtaaagaaaaaggaaattaGTATTTTAATGATGGCTGCTTTGATTGGCACAGAAGGGTGCTGCATAATATACTACGAGTTTGCCGTTGCAATTCTTTGACTTTGTGATCTTTCTTGTCCTTTAAGTAACTAGCATGCCAGTTATTTCTTTATGTGCACATGCTTGCTCGAATCAAGTGGCCTTCCAGGTTGACAGGTCTACAGTGAATTTGTAGTTGTATATTAGCTCTGTGTCTATTTCACTGTTTTACACCTCACCGCGTTACCTAGATCTGCATAACTGCAAAACAAACTAATGTTGATAAGCTTCCCCATGCATGATAGCGTGAAACATTATAAACAATATGTTCTATTGGTTTTTCAGGGAGCAACAATTGTGGATCGAGTTGTGAACATAACCTCTGCTGAAGATTACATCTACATCCCTGTTAATGAACAGGTGCACTATTCAACTAATTAATTTTACATAAAtggcattactctattcgtccTTTTGTTTCATAGAGAGGTCCATTTTGAAATCATGCAGCAACTTGTGGTGAATGAGGTGACAAGTACAGCCCCTACTGCAGATTTGGAACAACCCACTGAGGTGCCTTTGAATTCCAGTAcatttatgttttttttcttttctctttgtaaTATCATGCATCGATCACGGGCCACTGTGTGGAAACCTGCCCCAAATAAAAATGAGAACCTTGGGTTATCTGCTTATAGGTTACTGTAGTGGATCATCCTTGTTACTGATTACTGAAGTATGACCCTACCATGTAGGCCAACACAAGCCCCACTAGTGTTTATGCCAGCAAGGCTCATGATGTCATGACAACTGTGATCGCAAGGGGTTCAGCAATTCGACAAGATGCTGTGAACAAAGCTAAATcatttgacgagaagcatcagttAAGGGCTAATGCGTCAGCTAGGATCAGTTCCTTTGATAGGCGTGTTGGCCTTTCAGAGAAGTTAAATACTGGGATATCGGTGGTAAATGAAAAGGTGAAAACTGTGGACCAAAGGTTACATGTTTCTGACAAAACAATGGCTGCTTTGCTGGCTGCAGAGCGCAAGCTAAACGATACAGGCTCTGCCATGAAAACCAACAGGTCTCTTCTTTTACATACTTTGCTATTGTTCACTTAATCAATTTGATGTGTGTTTTTATATCAGCTGATGATTTACCTATGACCTATGTCCTGTATGGCTGATCGTTCACCCTCATTTCCCCTACTTGTAGGTATGTGTCTGCTGGAACAAGCTGGCTGAATGGTGCCTTCAGCAAGGTCGCCAAGGCTAGTCATGTTGCTGGCTCAAGAACAAGAGAAAAGTTCCAGATAGCTGTGTCAAATATATCAGCCAAAGTAAGTCAATAGTAAATTTTACTGGGTAAATTTAGCACCAGAAAGATAAGCAGTGCTATTAAAGACATGTAGCAATGCTGAAGAGCTGCCTTCTGCACTTTTTCTTGTTGTCTAAACTGTGATGATGCAGAACTTTATTTGCATTATTATGGTTATTAATAGGCATGCCCAATAGCATACCATCGAAACATCATCCAACTGCTGCTTCCAGTGCACAGATGATTCTCAACT
This region includes:
- the LOC123452232 gene encoding binding partner of ACD11 1: MEEGRRGTRTVRVRNISDLAGEREVREFFSFSGEIDHVDIRPDGVAAGRTAYVTFKDSKALEIALLLSGATIVDRVVNITSAEDYIYIPVNEQQLVVNEVTSTAPTADLEQPTEANTSPTSVYASKAHDVMTTVIARGSAIRQDAVNKAKSFDEKHQLRANASARISSFDRRVGLSEKLNTGISVVNEKVKTVDQRLHVSDKTMAALLAAERKLNDTGSAMKTNRYVSAGTSWLNGAFSKVAKASHVAGSRTREKFQIAVSNISAKGPAVVA